From a single Paenibacillus sp. FSL R5-0345 genomic region:
- a CDS encoding ADP-ribosylglycohydrolase family protein has translation MLPSLTFLKLQLEGILRNKFEQGHQTSGYLAKLEQLPASYDAYLEFAHSLAVIPMRDNWPYYEPNDLDEIWRESDPARPLGQIGILNLKDSSKRVEAGFLASVCGSMLGKTIEVNPSLSELRQALTSVGEWPLNDYISEEILHALDRRHWSWFETTRGRIRYVAPDDDINYTLMGMMVLEQFGEGFTKRDLRDLWLNHLPISTTWGPERAILLRSGISYLEHDKELFNHSEIEAWPDFMVQGTELCGAAIRADAYGYACPGQPALAAELAWRDASFTHRRTGIYATMFIAAAIAAAHVLRDPIEIIKTALQFIPKRSRFYEITQNCLEMVANADDWLEAYQSINQKYETYCHCQVYQEVGTLINTLRFADNVGDGICKQVMQGNDTDSFGATAGSLLGVYFGPDSLESRWLEPFQDRIHTGLSNFHEQKLSTLAERMGRLPKLLKTGQHRVLPSELYVNKNNGLGL, from the coding sequence ATGCTACCATCACTCACATTTCTTAAACTTCAATTGGAAGGGATTCTGCGTAATAAATTTGAGCAGGGACATCAAACCTCCGGTTATTTAGCCAAGCTGGAACAGCTTCCCGCAAGCTATGATGCCTATCTTGAATTCGCCCATAGCTTGGCTGTCATTCCAATGAGGGATAATTGGCCTTACTATGAGCCGAACGATTTAGATGAGATATGGCGGGAAAGCGATCCGGCTCGACCTCTCGGGCAGATCGGAATTTTGAATCTGAAGGATAGCTCCAAGCGTGTGGAGGCTGGTTTCCTCGCTTCAGTCTGCGGTTCTATGCTGGGCAAAACAATAGAGGTAAACCCCAGCTTGTCGGAATTACGTCAAGCGTTAACTTCTGTAGGGGAATGGCCACTGAATGATTATATTTCTGAAGAAATTCTCCATGCGCTGGATCGTCGTCATTGGTCTTGGTTTGAGACTACACGAGGGCGAATTCGTTATGTAGCACCTGATGATGATATCAATTACACATTAATGGGAATGATGGTGCTAGAACAATTCGGTGAAGGTTTTACGAAAAGAGATTTAAGGGATTTATGGTTAAATCACCTTCCGATAAGTACAACTTGGGGTCCGGAAAGGGCAATTTTACTACGATCAGGGATTAGCTATTTGGAACATGATAAGGAATTATTCAATCATTCTGAAATAGAGGCTTGGCCTGATTTTATGGTACAGGGTACAGAGCTATGCGGGGCGGCGATTCGTGCAGATGCCTACGGCTATGCCTGTCCTGGTCAGCCTGCTCTGGCTGCTGAGCTAGCTTGGCGGGATGCAAGCTTTACACATCGCCGGACCGGCATTTACGCCACGATGTTCATTGCTGCTGCGATTGCTGCTGCTCACGTGCTGCGTGATCCCATTGAAATAATCAAAACTGCACTGCAATTCATCCCTAAAAGAAGCCGGTTCTATGAGATTACTCAGAATTGTCTTGAAATGGTAGCGAATGCAGATGACTGGCTGGAAGCATATCAGAGTATTAACCAAAAGTATGAGACTTATTGCCACTGTCAGGTTTATCAAGAAGTAGGAACCTTAATTAATACCCTGCGGTTTGCAGACAATGTTGGTGATGGGATATGCAAGCAGGTAATGCAAGGCAACGATACGGATAGCTTCGGGGCAACGGCTGGCTCACTGCTCGGGGTTTATTTCGGTCCAGATAGTTTGGAATCTAGATGGCTTGAGCCTTTTCAAGACCGGATTCATACGGGACTATCTAATTTTCATGAGCAAAAGCTTTCTACTTTAGCGGAGCGGATGGGGCGTTTACCAAAGCTGCTGAAAACCGGTCAACATCGAGTTCTACCTAGTGAACTCTATGTGAACAAGAATAACGGCCTTGGCCTTTAA
- a CDS encoding amidohydrolase family protein, with protein MPIIDIHIHLSDIDSFHQTALDLSKVDYTAAGLKAEFDKNDVVLGIGMGVTEQTKGAFPDSTSPNPMGLDLEDTVPPFLMECVGINPNMLGGKDAQEELDRIEARLQAPEVAGIKLYAGYYHHYVYDKIYSPIYELAAKYGTPVVIHTGDTYSMNGLLKYAHPLTVDELAFQRRDVNFMICHLGDPWVMDAAEVVAKNPNVYADLSGLVVGDRPHFERFMNEPLFMDHFRRALVYSDHYEKMLFGTDWPLAPIDLYAEFVRRLVPEQHHEKVFYENAFALFPRIQQRIAAL; from the coding sequence ATGCCGATCATTGATATTCACATTCATCTGTCGGACATCGACAGCTTTCATCAAACAGCACTGGATCTCTCCAAAGTCGATTACACTGCTGCCGGGCTCAAAGCAGAGTTTGATAAGAACGATGTTGTTCTTGGTATTGGAATGGGGGTCACGGAGCAGACGAAGGGAGCTTTCCCTGACTCCACTTCCCCTAATCCGATGGGCCTTGACTTGGAAGACACTGTGCCGCCTTTCTTAATGGAATGCGTGGGGATCAATCCGAACATGCTCGGAGGTAAGGATGCTCAAGAGGAGCTGGACCGAATTGAGGCACGGCTGCAAGCGCCCGAGGTAGCAGGCATTAAGCTCTATGCCGGATACTATCATCATTACGTTTACGACAAAATTTATTCGCCGATTTATGAGTTGGCGGCTAAGTATGGTACGCCTGTCGTCATTCATACCGGTGATACGTACTCGATGAATGGATTGCTTAAGTATGCTCATCCTCTTACCGTGGATGAATTAGCGTTCCAACGGCGTGATGTGAATTTTATGATCTGCCATCTTGGCGATCCCTGGGTGATGGACGCCGCCGAAGTGGTGGCCAAAAATCCAAACGTCTATGCCGATTTGTCCGGCCTTGTGGTCGGTGACCGGCCTCATTTTGAACGGTTCATGAATGAACCACTGTTCATGGATCATTTTCGACGGGCGCTGGTGTACTCCGATCATTATGAGAAAATGTTGTTCGGCACGGATTGGCCACTCGCGCCTATTGACCTGTATGCGGAATTTGTCCGCCGACTCGTCCCTGAGCAGCACCATGAGAAAGTATTTTACGAGAATGCCTTCGCCTTATTTCCACGCATTCAGCAGCGGATTGCGGCGCTCTAA
- a CDS encoding MFS transporter: protein MSIAKNTELTGTRRQRLGMMAAICMGAFISHFTAGIMNVSLPFFISHFQTELAKGLWITTGYLLVITALLPVMGKLGDRYGFRRIHNLGYVIFTVGSIMVAFSPNLPILLVLRVVQGIGAAMFQATNIALISVHMPKEQRGRALGILSTAVALGGMTSPIAGGLIAEWLSWQWLFLIHVPVAIVATVMAYRYIPSRVHERKSGTVSIAGAGLFMAWFTLLLLVITNGSKWGWVSTRTMASLMGFFLLLITYLLWERRQKTPFLPLRALKIPAVAGGLIVSCASFILSNTVLVLIPFYLMGTAAGFTSSKTGYIMAAYPIALAFSGPLAGYWSDRYGSRRLMLMGLSCMGSGFILLLIFLENIPVYGIAAILCLIGLGMGLIASPNNSYIMKQTPREHVGSIGGLIALTRNAGMVFGSALGLGLGMVSGEIGQRNSIQAFKMVFGINIVICIGVIILMIVINRRTLKSL from the coding sequence ATGAGTATTGCAAAAAATACAGAGCTAACAGGTACGCGCAGGCAGCGGTTGGGTATGATGGCGGCTATTTGTATGGGGGCTTTTATTTCTCATTTTACTGCCGGAATTATGAATGTATCGCTTCCTTTTTTTATAAGTCATTTTCAAACTGAGCTTGCAAAAGGATTATGGATCACAACGGGGTATCTACTTGTGATTACTGCGCTTCTCCCTGTGATGGGGAAATTGGGTGATCGTTATGGTTTTCGCCGTATTCACAATCTCGGATATGTGATTTTTACGGTTGGTTCGATCATGGTCGCTTTTTCACCTAATCTGCCAATATTACTTGTACTTAGAGTTGTGCAGGGGATAGGAGCTGCGATGTTTCAAGCAACGAATATTGCGCTTATCAGCGTTCATATGCCGAAAGAACAGAGGGGACGGGCACTCGGAATTCTAAGTACTGCTGTCGCACTGGGCGGGATGACCAGCCCTATTGCAGGAGGTCTGATTGCGGAGTGGCTCAGTTGGCAATGGCTATTTTTGATCCATGTTCCTGTGGCAATTGTGGCTACAGTTATGGCCTATCGGTACATTCCGAGCCGTGTGCATGAGCGCAAGTCGGGAACTGTAAGTATCGCGGGCGCGGGCTTGTTCATGGCGTGGTTTACCTTGCTACTTCTCGTTATTACAAATGGGAGCAAATGGGGTTGGGTGTCCACGCGGACGATGGCTAGTTTGATGGGATTTTTCCTGCTGTTGATTACGTATCTATTATGGGAACGGAGGCAAAAGACACCTTTTCTACCTCTTCGGGCGTTGAAAATTCCTGCTGTAGCGGGTGGCTTGATCGTTAGCTGTGCCTCTTTTATCCTTTCTAATACCGTGCTCGTCCTTATTCCATTTTATTTAATGGGAACAGCGGCTGGATTCACTTCATCTAAGACAGGCTACATTATGGCAGCTTATCCCATTGCATTAGCATTTTCAGGTCCTCTTGCCGGTTACTGGTCTGATCGTTATGGTTCTCGTCGGCTGATGTTAATGGGGCTGAGCTGCATGGGAAGCGGGTTCATCCTGTTGCTAATATTTTTGGAGAATATACCGGTGTATGGAATCGCTGCGATTCTATGTCTTATTGGACTCGGGATGGGGCTTATTGCTTCACCGAATAATAGTTATATTATGAAGCAGACGCCCAGGGAACACGTAGGTTCAATTGGAGGATTAATTGCCTTAACACGAAATGCGGGTATGGTCTTTGGCTCAGCGCTTGGGCTAGGGCTAGGGATGGTGAGCGGGGAGATAGGGCAGAGGAATTCGATTCAGGCGTTCAAAATGGTTTTTGGGATTAATATTGTTATTTGTATAGGCGTTATTATATTGATGATTGTTATTAATAGACGGACATTAAAATCTCTTTGA
- a CDS encoding GNAT family N-acetyltransferase, translating into MTVKTTAEQIRIIEYDPSYARAVAEMWNRSNESWGGGTNQRTEDTVRREMEISSNLNVFLAVDGEEVVGFCSFAHYRQDEGALYVPLLNVRPDYHGYKVGRNLILNAVRKTIEAGWPRLDLFTWAGNTKAVPMYKKCGFFWEKNEDYVHLMNFIPTVLQTEALAPYFEQLDWYADSTRELPIQPDGRRERGFDFFDYTWQKGELSLRAEFEKTGRGLTALDTPDYEISTEIDDHDLVFGSTYKIRYHIKNRSASDLAIEIKGQNDKNIQFALSAAPTLAPGETVIVEGEFELDPIREEQNDKKTHPVVMSKWIIGGKRAEFRIGVAPKFPLKMRMELPTRELHPGLPAELFLNVENNFAAEAEFSFDLPEEEFLTWADRAVSFSVPAKSKASVRVPFTLNSYGLYSQDIEVTAVPAGEKAVSFISKLSVLMKGTHGRFGGENGDQWVAVNGAYSVHLNNNDNGMWIEYPGSSHNFWLTHPKLGKPFAEEFSKKQAKTVKIYSEGEGQVLETLYESDEFPGLEIKRVAKLFANGIAEFYSEVRNTSNQTLEEDMYLLTNFGFFGKRLILPYQGRYVDMGDAYSGDPGNWDSAQITENWLFSKEENVTCGVCWDPSLKLLRPEYPLGLEHNLGQIPAGDVVRTKTLVFALNTFLKWSDFRTFARKQPDPITPVMDDHLELTLGGGNLFAAGALHAELLERKMTSLNGSLELYVQTDRGEEQKVAEMELKREQNLHSAGFELSSEEAETSSEHSQSGQKVRVVYRGEDRIQERTGLWFPQTETAAVVCDTEEGPAGTIYTVSNGVLSIAAAPEFGSVVHSLKHHGEEWLDSSYPEAAPRSWWNPWHGGLGVGISGIGGFSRLEEPRSAAWTEQMDAQGNVWKGLRITTSIEKQEKNRGIVVNQHYLMLPGVSVLCVLHSVTNDSGMTLPNYSLSEENYIQPSPVYAEGWMEFSKEGKFLLGTVETYLEAKGLLRIGASSRKDMLHLVSNHPNQSASAYVNNKVFNHGVHHHLPLLNGETVWTQPTFLIMGELALNSEDVRSLLKLTFARPTDEKEISNADH; encoded by the coding sequence ATGACTGTAAAGACTACAGCGGAACAAATCCGCATTATCGAATATGATCCTTCTTATGCTAGGGCGGTAGCGGAAATGTGGAACCGTAGCAATGAAAGCTGGGGTGGAGGCACCAATCAGAGAACAGAGGATACAGTGCGCCGCGAGATGGAGATCTCATCCAATCTAAATGTGTTTCTCGCCGTTGATGGCGAGGAAGTGGTAGGCTTCTGTAGTTTTGCCCATTACCGTCAAGACGAAGGGGCTTTGTATGTCCCGCTGTTGAATGTAAGACCTGATTATCACGGATACAAGGTAGGTCGTAACCTGATTTTGAACGCTGTTCGCAAAACAATTGAAGCGGGCTGGCCGCGTCTTGATCTGTTTACTTGGGCAGGCAATACGAAGGCTGTACCGATGTATAAGAAATGTGGATTCTTTTGGGAAAAAAATGAGGATTACGTACATCTAATGAACTTTATTCCAACGGTTCTGCAAACGGAAGCACTTGCTCCTTATTTTGAGCAGCTGGATTGGTATGCAGATAGTACCCGTGAACTGCCCATTCAGCCAGATGGTCGCCGGGAGCGTGGTTTTGATTTCTTCGATTACACTTGGCAAAAGGGAGAACTCTCCTTACGCGCAGAATTCGAGAAGACCGGTCGCGGCCTGACGGCTCTGGATACACCTGACTATGAAATCTCCACGGAGATTGACGATCACGATCTTGTATTCGGTTCCACATATAAGATTCGTTATCACATTAAGAATCGTTCGGCGTCTGATCTGGCCATTGAGATCAAAGGGCAAAATGACAAAAATATTCAGTTTGCCTTGTCTGCTGCACCAACACTCGCGCCAGGAGAAACAGTTATCGTAGAAGGTGAGTTCGAGCTTGATCCGATTCGTGAAGAGCAAAACGACAAGAAGACTCACCCTGTGGTTATGAGCAAATGGATCATCGGTGGCAAGCGCGCTGAGTTTCGTATAGGTGTTGCTCCTAAATTCCCACTGAAAATGAGGATGGAGTTGCCAACACGTGAGCTGCATCCGGGTCTTCCCGCTGAGCTATTCTTAAATGTTGAGAATAATTTTGCAGCGGAAGCGGAATTTTCTTTTGATTTGCCAGAGGAAGAGTTTTTGACGTGGGCGGATCGGGCAGTAAGCTTCTCGGTTCCAGCTAAAAGTAAGGCTTCCGTCCGAGTACCCTTTACCCTAAATTCATATGGCCTTTATTCACAGGATATTGAGGTGACAGCCGTTCCGGCTGGAGAGAAGGCAGTGTCCTTCATCAGCAAATTATCTGTGCTAATGAAAGGAACACATGGCCGCTTTGGCGGGGAAAACGGGGATCAGTGGGTGGCTGTAAACGGCGCCTACTCCGTACATCTTAATAATAACGACAATGGGATGTGGATTGAATATCCCGGCTCGAGCCATAATTTCTGGTTGACCCATCCGAAGTTAGGTAAACCATTCGCCGAAGAATTCTCGAAGAAACAGGCTAAAACAGTAAAGATCTATTCCGAAGGAGAGGGCCAAGTTCTAGAGACCCTTTATGAATCAGATGAATTCCCGGGTCTGGAGATAAAAAGAGTGGCTAAGCTCTTTGCGAACGGAATCGCTGAGTTTTATAGCGAGGTACGCAATACTAGTAACCAAACGTTGGAAGAGGATATGTATCTACTAACGAATTTCGGATTTTTTGGTAAACGCCTCATCCTGCCCTATCAGGGTCGTTACGTAGATATGGGCGATGCTTACTCAGGCGATCCGGGTAATTGGGACAGCGCTCAAATTACGGAAAATTGGTTGTTCAGCAAGGAAGAAAACGTCACATGCGGCGTTTGCTGGGACCCTTCGTTGAAGCTGCTTCGTCCGGAGTATCCACTTGGACTGGAGCATAATCTTGGTCAAATCCCTGCTGGAGATGTCGTACGAACAAAGACGCTGGTGTTCGCTTTAAACACCTTCCTGAAGTGGTCGGATTTCCGCACCTTTGCACGGAAGCAGCCGGATCCGATCACACCGGTGATGGATGATCATCTTGAATTAACGCTTGGCGGTGGAAACCTGTTTGCGGCGGGGGCGCTTCATGCGGAGTTACTCGAACGAAAGATGACTTCGCTTAATGGGAGCCTCGAGCTGTATGTACAAACGGATAGAGGAGAGGAGCAGAAAGTCGCTGAGATGGAACTGAAAAGAGAGCAGAATCTGCACTCCGCGGGCTTTGAGCTCTCATCTGAGGAAGCGGAGACTTCTTCAGAACACAGCCAATCAGGACAGAAGGTTCGAGTCGTCTATCGTGGAGAGGATCGTATTCAAGAGCGAACAGGCCTCTGGTTCCCTCAAACGGAAACAGCAGCCGTTGTCTGTGACACAGAAGAGGGACCAGCGGGTACTATATACACTGTGAGCAACGGAGTTCTTTCTATTGCAGCTGCTCCTGAGTTCGGCAGTGTTGTACATTCCCTGAAGCATCATGGAGAAGAATGGCTGGATAGCTCCTATCCGGAAGCAGCACCACGTTCCTGGTGGAATCCTTGGCACGGTGGACTCGGTGTGGGTATTTCAGGCATAGGTGGATTTAGTCGGTTGGAGGAGCCAAGGAGCGCAGCTTGGACCGAGCAAATGGATGCTCAGGGTAATGTATGGAAAGGATTACGTATCACTACTTCGATCGAGAAGCAGGAAAAGAACCGAGGAATTGTTGTTAATCAGCATTACCTTATGCTCCCAGGTGTCTCTGTGCTCTGTGTGTTGCATTCGGTGACCAATGACAGCGGAATGACCCTGCCGAATTATTCGTTGTCGGAGGAAAATTATATCCAACCTTCGCCAGTCTATGCCGAGGGATGGATGGAATTCTCCAAGGAGGGTAAGTTCTTATTAGGAACGGTTGAAACCTATCTGGAGGCCAAGGGACTATTGCGAATTGGTGCATCTTCGCGTAAGGATATGCTGCATTTGGTGAGCAATCATCCGAATCAGAGTGCCTCGGCGTATGTGAACAATAAAGTATTTAATCACGGGGTGCATCATCACCTTCCACTTCTGAATGGAGAAACTGTTTGGACACAGCCGACCTTCCTGATCATGGGAGAACTCGCTCTGAACTCAGAGGATGTCCGCAGTCTTTTGAAGCTGACCTTTGCCAGACCTACTGACGAAAAGGAGATCTCAAATGCCGATCATTGA
- a CDS encoding SHOCT domain-containing protein: MNEVDNMIHEISGGTSSLELYEDYLVIKPSNVQKLGGQTQTIPLDSVITISIVKPFLKVPYLQVITANLQTSKKDNLKGASANVVLIQPGKMKIAEKIRDYIAVYKSEKHNRPNPPAPVGSIDDLRQLAELKDSGIITPEEFEAKKKQILGL; encoded by the coding sequence ATGAATGAGGTGGATAATATGATACACGAGATCAGCGGCGGTACATCATCTCTTGAACTATACGAGGATTACCTAGTAATTAAGCCTAGTAATGTTCAAAAATTGGGAGGACAGACTCAAACGATTCCGTTGGATTCTGTCATTACGATCAGCATAGTTAAGCCCTTTTTAAAAGTTCCTTATTTACAAGTAATTACAGCCAACCTTCAAACATCGAAAAAGGATAATTTAAAAGGAGCGAGTGCTAACGTTGTTCTTATTCAACCGGGAAAAATGAAAATCGCCGAAAAAATTCGTGATTACATAGCAGTATATAAATCAGAAAAACACAATCGTCCTAATCCTCCAGCTCCTGTTGGGTCGATCGATGATTTGAGACAGCTAGCAGAACTTAAGGATTCTGGTATCATAACTCCAGAAGAATTTGAAGCCAAGAAAAAGCAAATCCTTGGATTATAA
- a CDS encoding CAP domain-containing protein, producing the protein MTTQQTKVGHPAGKMAATSTLTQASSISTENAGNSTIKAKQVPGGDVSKWLDGFIRTSPPTGSTADQTTYPQPSAKPQYSAYPQQSANPQPSVNPQQPANTSDSVQQVLNLVNKERTNAGLKALSLNSELSKMAMAKAKDMYDNNYFDHQSPTYGSPFDMMKAFGISYSSAGENIAKGQKSAEEVMNQWMNSPGHRANILNSSFTEIGIASYNTEWVQEFIGL; encoded by the coding sequence ATGACTACTCAACAAACGAAGGTTGGACATCCTGCTGGCAAAATGGCTGCAACGTCAACCTTAACGCAAGCGTCTTCTATTTCCACAGAGAATGCAGGAAATTCAACGATTAAGGCTAAACAAGTACCTGGCGGAGATGTATCAAAATGGCTGGATGGGTTTATTCGTACTTCACCACCTACAGGTAGCACAGCGGATCAGACGACTTATCCGCAACCGTCCGCGAAACCACAATATTCGGCTTATCCACAACAATCTGCCAATCCACAACCGTCCGTCAATCCGCAGCAGCCTGCCAATACATCTGATTCCGTTCAGCAAGTGTTGAATTTGGTGAATAAGGAACGTACAAATGCAGGCTTGAAAGCACTAAGTCTGAATAGTGAGCTTTCAAAAATGGCTATGGCAAAAGCAAAGGATATGTATGACAACAATTATTTTGATCATCAGTCACCGACTTATGGTTCTCCGTTTGATATGATGAAGGCATTCGGAATTAGCTATAGCTCAGCAGGAGAAAACATTGCCAAAGGCCAGAAGAGCGCGGAGGAAGTAATGAATCAATGGATGAACAGTCCTGGTCATCGCGCGAACATTCTGAATAGCAGCTTCACTGAAATTGGGATTGCTTCATATAACACTGAATGGGTTCAAGAATTTATTGGTTTGTAA
- a CDS encoding LysR family transcriptional regulator: MEIRVLRYFIAVANEENISSASKQLHLSQPTLSRQLKDLETELGAILFERGNRKITLTDEGKYLFKKAKEIVELVDKTEANFKESKELISGEIYIGGGETEAMNFIARASKELLEQYPSIRFDLYSGNADDITNKLDSGLLDFGIVIEPTDKQKYDYIKLPATDVWGVLMRKDSPLAYKQFIQPIDLIDKPLLISRQTAVSNEFTGWFEANIEDLNIVATYNLLYNAARMVEENIGYALCLDKLINTSGDSKLCFKPLTPKLEANLNIIWKKHQVFSNAANKFLDQLRNNIKIHNSYL; the protein is encoded by the coding sequence ATGGAAATTCGAGTATTACGCTATTTCATTGCTGTAGCGAATGAAGAGAATATATCGTCGGCTTCAAAACAGCTGCATTTGTCTCAACCTACATTATCAAGACAATTAAAAGACCTTGAAACGGAATTAGGAGCCATTCTATTTGAAAGAGGAAATCGAAAAATCACTTTAACAGATGAAGGGAAATACTTATTTAAAAAAGCGAAGGAAATCGTTGAGCTAGTAGATAAAACTGAAGCAAATTTTAAAGAATCAAAAGAATTGATTAGCGGAGAAATTTACATAGGCGGTGGTGAAACTGAAGCTATGAATTTTATTGCCAGAGCATCAAAAGAATTACTTGAACAGTATCCAAGTATTCGATTTGATTTATACAGTGGTAATGCTGACGATATTACTAACAAGCTAGACAGTGGATTATTGGACTTTGGCATTGTCATAGAACCCACAGATAAACAAAAATATGATTACATAAAATTACCCGCTACTGATGTTTGGGGTGTTTTAATGCGCAAAGATAGTCCTTTAGCGTACAAGCAGTTCATTCAGCCAATAGATTTAATAGATAAACCACTTTTGATTTCACGTCAAACTGCTGTCAGTAACGAATTCACAGGATGGTTTGAAGCGAATATTGAGGATCTCAATATTGTCGCAACCTACAATCTGCTGTACAATGCTGCACGAATGGTCGAAGAAAATATTGGATATGCATTATGCTTGGATAAACTTATTAATACATCAGGAGATAGCAAGCTTTGCTTTAAACCTTTAACCCCCAAATTAGAGGCTAATTTAAATATTATCTGGAAAAAACATCAGGTGTTTTCTAATGCAGCAAATAAATTTTTAGATCAACTTCGCAACAATATAAAAATACACAATTCATATCTGTAG
- the hcp gene encoding hydroxylamine reductase — protein MFCYQCEQTPTGGCTVVGVCGKNETIASLQDTMIFALKGIAAYATHARQLGYSDPEVDRITHEALYMTLTNSNFNTQEHLEMAMKVGDAAVRVMDLLDRAHTDRFGIPQPITVSQNKIEGQCIVVTGHNLYALEELLRQTEGKGVNIYTHSEMLPAHGYPALKKYKHLKGNIGKAWYDQRRLFEQFPGAILATTNCVMPIKGTYADRFFSYEVAGLEGVAKITNDDFSPLINRALSLPAADVESDLVLTTGYHHETVIGLAPEIIQAVKDGHIRRFFVIAGCDAPGKGGNYYRELATSLPNDTVILTTSCGKFRFNDVDYGTVGDTGIPRYIDLGQCNNSGSTVKIALALAEAFDCTVNELPVSIVLSWFEQKAVAILLGLFSLGIQDIRIGPKPPEFISDGVLDVLVELFGLKLITTAEEDMNAMLALS, from the coding sequence ATGTTTTGTTACCAATGTGAACAGACACCAACTGGCGGTTGCACCGTTGTGGGAGTATGCGGCAAAAATGAAACCATCGCGAGTTTGCAGGATACGATGATTTTTGCTCTAAAAGGAATTGCAGCCTATGCGACACATGCTCGGCAGCTAGGATATAGTGATCCCGAGGTGGACCGTATTACCCACGAAGCTTTGTATATGACCTTGACCAATTCTAACTTTAATACGCAGGAGCATTTGGAGATGGCGATGAAGGTCGGAGATGCGGCAGTTCGCGTCATGGATCTACTGGATCGTGCGCATACGGATCGATTTGGGATTCCACAACCCATCACAGTCAGCCAGAACAAAATAGAAGGTCAATGTATTGTGGTGACAGGGCATAATTTGTATGCACTGGAGGAATTGCTGCGGCAGACGGAAGGAAAGGGCGTCAACATCTATACTCACTCGGAAATGTTACCTGCCCATGGTTATCCGGCGCTTAAGAAGTATAAACATCTGAAAGGCAATATCGGCAAAGCATGGTACGATCAACGCAGACTTTTCGAGCAGTTTCCCGGTGCGATTCTTGCAACTACAAACTGCGTGATGCCGATTAAAGGCACGTATGCAGACCGCTTTTTCTCATATGAAGTGGCGGGGCTGGAAGGTGTTGCAAAAATCACGAATGACGATTTCTCTCCTCTGATTAATCGTGCGTTGTCATTACCTGCGGCTGATGTAGAATCAGACTTGGTACTCACGACAGGATACCATCACGAAACAGTAATCGGGTTGGCACCAGAGATCATTCAGGCTGTTAAAGACGGGCATATCCGCCGGTTCTTCGTTATTGCAGGCTGTGACGCGCCAGGTAAAGGTGGGAATTACTACCGCGAGTTGGCGACTTCCTTACCGAACGATACCGTCATTTTAACCACTTCCTGCGGGAAATTCCGCTTTAATGATGTGGATTATGGAACCGTTGGAGATACGGGCATTCCGCGTTACATTGACCTTGGACAATGCAATAATTCCGGTTCTACGGTGAAGATTGCCTTGGCTTTGGCTGAAGCATTTGATTGTACGGTGAACGAGCTGCCTGTAAGCATCGTGCTGTCATGGTTCGAGCAAAAAGCGGTAGCCATTCTGCTGGGCTTATTCAGCCTAGGTATTCAAGACATTCGCATCGGGCCGAAGCCGCCGGAGTTCATCTCGGATGGTGTGTTGGATGTGCTAGTTGAACTTTTTGGATTGAAGCTGATTACCACTGCCGAGGAAGATATGAACGCGATGTTGGCTTTGTCGTAA